AGATCTCCCTCTTCCTGGGCTCCAAGGGACTGACCGACAAGGTGCACGGCATCAACAAGGGCGGCTCGGTCACGGTCGCGGGGATCCGGGTCACCATGGTCCACGCCATCCACTCCAGCACGATCGAGGACGGCGACCGGCTCGTCCCGGCCGGCGAGCCGTGCGGGTTCGTGATCGAGTTCGAGGACGGAACGCGCGTCTACCACGCGGGCGACACGGGGTTCTTCGGCGACATGAAGTGGATCGGCGACCTCTACAAGCCCTCCGTCGCCGCGCTCCCGATCGGAGACCTCTTCACGATGGCCCCGCGCGAGGCGGCGGTCGCGGCCCGGCTGATCGGCGCGGCGCACGTGCTGCCGATCCACCACTCGACCTTCCCCGCGCTCACCGGCACGCCGGCCGAGCTGAAACGGCAGCTCGCGGACCAGCCGGAGATCCACGTGATCGAGGTGATGCCGGGGGAGACGGTCGAGCCGGAGCTGGCGCGGCGAAGCTAGACCTCAGTCGAAGTAGACGCGCTCCAGGACGCCCGCGCGCGTGACGCGAAACGGCTGGCGCGCGCGGAAGTGCTCGACCGCCGACAGGGTGCCGTCCTTGGGGCGGATCGCATCGCGCGCGATCCAGGAACGCAGCCAGAGGGCGATCTCGCCCGCTTCGGGATGAGGATGCGGGCGGAGCGAAGCGCCCTCCACGCGCCCGTCGGGCTCGCGCGTCAGCGTGCAGCCGCAGATCACCGGAACGGCGATTCCGCTCCAGGCGCCGAGCGAGCGGTCGCGCACCACGACGTGATCGCGATGGATGAGCTGTTCGCGCGCGCCGCCCCCCACGCGAGGCGACCACGTCCGCCGCTCGAGGCGGGCGCCCCGGGGCAGCCCCAGCGCCGCGCGGATCGCGGCGGCGCCACCGGCGCGATCGGGATCGAGCGCGCGCAGCGAGCGGTAGCTTCCGCGTCCCGCCGCGGCGGCGCCCCGCAAGGTTCGCCGGCCCGCGGCCGCGGTCTTCGGCCGCGCGGGCGGCGACGGCAGCTTGATCCC
This window of the Candidatus Binatia bacterium genome carries:
- a CDS encoding metal-dependent hydrolase; this translates as MNGTNGIAITWLGHATVLYRSPRGKQVLVDPWIEGNPASPPEAKKLSGVDVMLITHGHGDHFADAIPLAKKFHPEIVCNYEISLFLGSKGLTDKVHGINKGGSVTVAGIRVTMVHAIHSSTIEDGDRLVPAGEPCGFVIEFEDGTRVYHAGDTGFFGDMKWIGDLYKPSVAALPIGDLFTMAPREAAVAARLIGAAHVLPIHHSTFPALTGTPAELKRQLADQPEIHVIEVMPGETVEPELARRS